From Candidatus Omnitrophota bacterium:
GATATATTGTTAATCGCTTAAGGAAACTAGGCGTTAACAATGTATTGTATGTCTGGCATTCATATGGTGGTTTTGTAACTGGGGATGTTGAACGTTGGTATCCTGGCGACGATTATGTGGATTGGGTTGGCATCTCATTTTTTGATGCTTTTAGTCAGGGCAACATGAGGCGCATTGTAAATATTGCACAAAAACACAATAAACCTGTGATGATCGCTGAGGCAACGCCACTAGGGGTAGGTGTCGAGCAAGGTGAAAAATCATGGAAGTTTTGGTATCAGCGCTTGTTTGATTTTGTTGATCAGAATAATATTGCAATGATCTGCTACATCAATTGGGATTGGGAGAAAATTCCTATGTTCAAAGGTCAGGGATGGGGAAACGGCCAGATTCAAGATAATGAAATAATTAAAAATAAGTGGTTGGATAAAATTTTTGAGAAATAATTTAAAAAAAGCAGAGAAGTTTATCAAACCAAAAATGATTTAAGGCAAAGATAAATAAATATAATAAAGTTAATCTTGTGTCTATTTATTTATTTTTAATGTTATAATATTTTTAACAAAATATTGATAATTATTAACTAAGACCCTCTATGCATGATTTTATTTTTGATTTAAGTGTTGTTTTAGTAGGCACCGGGATTCTGTCAATCTTAGCGGTTCTTTTGCGTCAGCCGATCATTGTAGGTTATATTCTCTGTGGGGTTATCCTTGGTCCCTGGGGATTAGGGCTTATCAAAGAAGTCAACTTTATTCAGGCTATATCCCATTTAGGCATCACACTTCTTTTGTTTTTAGCAGGTCTTTGTTTGCACCCTCAACATTTATTCAAACTTTTTAAGCGTACAGGAGTTGTTACCATTACCAACTGCGCGCTGTCTTTTTTGATAGCATTTTTATTTTCGTTTTTTATGAGATTTTCTTTTACCGATAGCGTCTGGATTGGAATTGCGTTAATGTTTTCCAGCACGATTCTCACGGTTAAACTTCTTCCGACGACAAAGTTGCATCAAGAGAGAATTGGGGCGGTGTGCATTAGTATTTTGATTTTTCAAGATTTGATTGCTGTTGGGGCTTTAGCATTCTTGCGTGGGACGTATAATCAAAGTCTTGCGATTGAGAACACCGGATGGCTTTTGTTTAAGCTTGTTTTGTTGATTGCTGCTGCATTTTTGTTTGAACGTTTTGCTTTGCGTAAAACATTAAAGAAAATTGATCATTTGCACG
This genomic window contains:
- a CDS encoding cation:proton antiporter; amino-acid sequence: MHDFIFDLSVVLVGTGILSILAVLLRQPIIVGYILCGVILGPWGLGLIKEVNFIQAISHLGITLLLFLAGLCLHPQHLFKLFKRTGVVTITNCALSFLIAFLFSFFMRFSFTDSVWIGIALMFSSTILTVKLLPTTKLHQERIGAVCISILIFQDLIAVGALAFLRGTYNQSLAIENTGWLLFKLVLLIAAAFLFERFALRKTLKKIDHLHEAIFITGLAWCFGVAAISNRMGLFYETGAFFAGVALAQHPIARFIADKLRPLRDFFLVLFFFALGAEFNLSIISKLFIPAFILAFVFIISKPYIFKRMLMLSGEQKSFATEAGIRLGQLSEFSLLVSLLALSIHHISIEASQFIQLVTIITFVVSSYYVVYRYKTPIGTTQKMFKD